A stretch of Streptomyces vietnamensis DNA encodes these proteins:
- a CDS encoding ECF subfamily RNA polymerase sigma factor, BldN family has product MYPHVGVDTSGLATLRATVLDHLRGFVPTAYAGPVPAFAFAAPAPAGPCYALAEGGAAVSRRGARSGSGTSTTARRPTADSDSARMMDLVERAQAGEAEAFGRLYDQYSDTVYRYIYYRVGGKATAEDLTSETFLRALRRISTFTWQGRDFGAWLVTIARNLVADHFKSSRFRLEVTTGEMLDANEVERSPEDSVLESLSNAALLDAVRRLNPQQQECVTLRFLQGLSVAETARVMGKNEGAIKTLQYRAVRTLARLLPDDAR; this is encoded by the coding sequence GTGTACCCACACGTCGGGGTTGACACCTCGGGCCTGGCTACGCTGCGCGCAACGGTCCTCGACCACTTGCGCGGCTTCGTCCCCACCGCGTACGCCGGCCCTGTCCCCGCCTTCGCCTTCGCCGCACCGGCACCCGCCGGCCCTTGCTACGCCCTGGCCGAGGGCGGCGCCGCCGTGAGCAGACGGGGCGCCCGCTCCGGCTCCGGAACCTCGACCACCGCCCGCCGCCCCACCGCGGACAGTGACAGCGCCCGCATGATGGACCTCGTCGAGCGCGCCCAGGCGGGCGAGGCCGAGGCCTTCGGCCGCCTGTACGACCAGTACAGCGACACGGTCTACCGCTACATCTACTACCGCGTCGGCGGGAAGGCGACGGCGGAGGACCTCACCAGCGAGACCTTCCTGCGCGCCCTGCGCCGGATCTCCACCTTCACCTGGCAGGGCCGCGACTTCGGCGCCTGGCTCGTCACCATCGCGCGGAACCTGGTCGCCGACCACTTCAAGTCCAGCCGCTTCCGCCTGGAAGTCACCACCGGCGAGATGCTCGACGCCAACGAGGTCGAGCGCAGCCCCGAGGACTCCGTCCTGGAGTCCCTCTCCAACGCCGCACTCCTCGACGCCGTCCGCCGCCTCAACCCCCAGCAGCAGGAGTGCGTGACCCTCCGCTTCCTCCAGGGCCTCTCGGTCGCCGAGACCGCCCGGGTCATGGGCAAGAACGAGGGCGCGATCAAGACCCTCCAGTACCGGGCCGTCCGCACCCTGGCCCGCCTCCTTCCGGACGACGCCCGCTGA
- a CDS encoding glutaredoxin family protein: MDVMFGRVKKKDAASRTVTLIGKPGCHLCDDARAVIEAVCAETGASWEEKDITRDEELHRAYWEQIPVVLIDGEQHTFWRVDAGRLRRELGA, encoded by the coding sequence ATGGACGTCATGTTCGGACGTGTGAAGAAGAAGGACGCCGCCTCGCGGACCGTCACGCTGATCGGCAAGCCGGGGTGCCATCTCTGCGACGACGCCCGCGCGGTGATCGAGGCCGTGTGCGCGGAGACCGGAGCATCCTGGGAGGAGAAGGACATCACCCGGGACGAGGAGCTCCACCGGGCGTACTGGGAGCAGATCCCCGTGGTCCTGATCGACGGCGAGCAGCACACCTTCTGGCGCGTGGACGCCGGACGGCTCCGGCGCGAACTGGGTGCCTGA
- a CDS encoding acetoin utilization protein AcuC gives MSSRALLMWDEAVTRYDFGSEHPMDPVRLALTMSLVRAYGLDRAVDVVAAKPAGDSTLRLVHREDYVAAVRAASADPRRADQSYGLGTVDDPAFAGMHEVSALIAGQSVGAAEAIWRGEAAHAVNFAGGLHHAMPGTASGFCIYNDASLAIARLLELGAERVAYVDVDVHHGDGVQAAFWEDPRVLTVSLHEHPRTLFPQTGWPEETGAAGAGEGGAVNVALPAGTGDAGWLRAFHAVVPELLADFRPQVLVTQHGADTHFEDPLAHLAVSLDAQRAVQEACHELAHEHADGRWLALGGGGYAVVDVVPRSWTHLVGIAAHAPVDPESVIPASWRDEVYARTRQLGPARMTDGRWPVGFRDWAEGYDPADRLDQAVLATRKAAFPLRGLLA, from the coding sequence ATGAGCAGCCGCGCACTGTTGATGTGGGATGAAGCCGTCACGCGGTACGACTTCGGGTCCGAGCACCCGATGGATCCCGTACGGCTCGCGCTGACGATGTCGCTGGTGCGGGCCTACGGGCTCGACCGGGCGGTGGACGTGGTGGCGGCGAAGCCGGCCGGGGACTCGACGCTGCGGCTCGTGCACCGCGAGGACTACGTGGCGGCGGTGCGGGCGGCCTCGGCGGATCCGCGCCGTGCCGACCAGTCGTACGGGCTCGGGACGGTCGACGATCCGGCGTTCGCCGGGATGCACGAGGTGTCGGCGCTGATCGCCGGGCAGTCGGTGGGCGCGGCGGAGGCGATCTGGCGCGGGGAGGCCGCGCACGCGGTGAACTTCGCCGGTGGACTGCACCACGCCATGCCGGGGACGGCTTCCGGTTTCTGCATCTACAACGACGCCTCGCTCGCCATCGCCCGGCTGCTCGAACTGGGCGCCGAGCGGGTGGCGTACGTGGACGTGGACGTGCACCACGGGGACGGGGTGCAGGCGGCGTTCTGGGAGGACCCGCGGGTTCTGACGGTCTCGCTGCACGAGCATCCGCGGACTCTGTTCCCGCAGACGGGCTGGCCGGAGGAGACGGGCGCGGCGGGGGCCGGTGAGGGCGGGGCCGTGAACGTGGCGCTGCCGGCCGGGACGGGGGACGCGGGGTGGCTGCGGGCCTTCCACGCGGTCGTGCCGGAGCTGCTCGCGGACTTCCGGCCACAGGTCCTCGTGACGCAGCACGGGGCGGACACGCACTTCGAGGATCCGCTGGCCCACCTGGCGGTGTCGCTGGACGCGCAGCGGGCGGTGCAGGAGGCCTGTCACGAGCTGGCCCACGAGCATGCGGACGGGCGCTGGCTGGCGCTCGGCGGCGGCGGGTACGCGGTGGTGGACGTCGTACCGCGGTCGTGGACGCATCTGGTGGGGATCGCGGCGCACGCTCCGGTGGATCCGGAGTCGGTGATCCCGGCGTCCTGGCGGGACGAGGTGTACGCGCGGACCCGGCAGCTCGGGCCGGCGCGGATGACGGACGGGCGGTGGCCGGTGGGCTTCCGGGACTGGGCCGAGGGGTACGACCCGGCGGACCGGCTCGACCAGGCGGTCCTCGCGACGCGGAAGGCGGCTTTTCCGCTGCGGGGGCTGCTGGCCTAG
- a CDS encoding lysophospholipid acyltransferase family protein, which translates to MADAKVIPFDDDRPRARRRPARAEGEAAAVRALPGPKEALEGPAEPPAPEPGPETAVGGGSGWERRLAGGLAFLRRRITGEYEVDEFGYDEELTDQVLMSLLRPLYEKYFRVEVKGVENIPAEGGALIVANHSGTLPLDGLMMQVAVHDHHPAGRHLRLLAADLVFVLPVVNELARKAGHTLACAEDAERLLRSGEIVGVMPEGFKGIGKPFGERYKLQRFGRGGFVSTALRAGVPIVPCSIVGAEEIYPMLGNAKTLARVLGFPYFPLTPTFPWLGPLGALPLPTKWTIQFGEPIPTDSYAPEAAEDPMLMFNLTDQVREQIQHTLYKLLVQRRSVFF; encoded by the coding sequence ATGGCGGACGCCAAGGTCATTCCGTTCGACGACGACCGCCCACGGGCCCGCCGGCGGCCCGCCAGGGCCGAGGGCGAGGCGGCGGCCGTACGGGCCCTGCCGGGGCCCAAGGAGGCACTGGAGGGGCCCGCCGAGCCCCCGGCGCCCGAACCCGGGCCCGAGACGGCCGTGGGCGGCGGGAGCGGCTGGGAGCGGCGGCTCGCGGGCGGGCTCGCGTTCCTGCGGCGGCGGATCACCGGCGAGTACGAGGTCGACGAGTTCGGCTACGACGAGGAGCTCACCGACCAGGTCCTGATGTCGCTCCTCCGCCCGCTGTACGAGAAGTACTTCCGGGTGGAGGTGAAGGGCGTCGAGAACATCCCGGCCGAGGGCGGGGCGCTGATCGTCGCCAACCACTCCGGGACGCTGCCGCTGGACGGGCTGATGATGCAGGTCGCCGTCCACGACCACCATCCGGCCGGGCGGCACCTGCGGCTGCTCGCGGCGGACCTGGTCTTCGTGCTGCCCGTCGTCAACGAGCTGGCCCGCAAGGCGGGGCACACGCTGGCCTGCGCGGAGGACGCGGAGCGGCTGCTGCGCTCCGGCGAGATCGTCGGGGTGATGCCGGAGGGCTTCAAGGGCATCGGGAAGCCCTTCGGGGAGCGGTACAAGCTCCAGCGGTTCGGGCGGGGCGGCTTCGTCTCGACGGCGCTGCGGGCCGGGGTGCCGATCGTGCCCTGCTCGATCGTGGGGGCCGAGGAGATATACCCGATGCTCGGGAACGCCAAGACCCTGGCGCGGGTGCTCGGTTTCCCGTACTTCCCGCTCACCCCGACCTTCCCCTGGCTGGGGCCGCTCGGGGCGCTGCCGCTGCCGACGAAGTGGACGATCCAGTTCGGCGAGCCGATCCCGACGGACTCGTACGCGCCGGAGGCGGCGGAGGACCCGATGCTGATGTTCAACCTGACGGACCAGGTGCGGGAGCAGATCCAGCACACGCTGTACAAGCTGCTGGTGCAGCGGCGGTCGGTGTTCTTCTGA
- a CDS encoding phosphatase gives MWSTGALRAHLLAAGLAGTVATSREENLRSYRLFAARDPRVLLGLDPEWGWDEAGLLRLMADKCGVSGDPAHRSGPDVIDPERTVRGLDAFAARLGAAAARRVPVLLGTGHPHRLLGFYVALADALSAAGCLVLTPAQGRCVDITTRFGVRTYLLDYVRGVALVREPGPSGDGRVPGAHSHSPLPVRAALESAADGGGPLPELVVGDHGWVCGAGQLGIEAIGLADTDDPALFVGEAEGQVSVAVPLDDGVRSASYLPLTRYVLNRACLSR, from the coding sequence GTGTGGAGTACCGGGGCGCTGCGGGCGCATCTGTTGGCGGCGGGCCTGGCGGGCACGGTGGCGACCTCGCGGGAGGAGAACCTGCGGAGCTATCGGCTGTTCGCCGCGCGTGATCCGCGGGTGCTGCTCGGGCTCGACCCCGAGTGGGGGTGGGACGAGGCCGGTCTGCTGCGGCTGATGGCCGACAAGTGCGGGGTGTCGGGGGATCCGGCGCACCGGTCGGGTCCTGACGTCATCGATCCGGAGCGTACGGTGCGGGGGCTCGACGCCTTCGCGGCGCGCCTGGGTGCGGCGGCCGCGCGGCGGGTTCCGGTGCTCCTCGGGACGGGTCATCCGCACCGTCTGCTCGGTTTCTACGTCGCTCTCGCAGACGCCTTGTCGGCGGCGGGATGTCTTGTCCTCACACCGGCGCAGGGGCGATGTGTCGACATAACGACCCGGTTCGGCGTACGTACGTACCTCCTCGACTACGTACGCGGTGTCGCGCTGGTACGGGAACCCGGGCCGTCGGGGGACGGGCGCGTGCCGGGGGCGCACTCCCACTCGCCGCTGCCGGTTAGGGCCGCTCTGGAGAGCGCGGCCGACGGCGGCGGGCCGCTGCCGGAGCTCGTGGTGGGGGACCACGGATGGGTCTGCGGGGCAGGTCAGCTGGGTATCGAGGCCATCGGTCTGGCCGATACGGATGATCCGGCGCTGTTCGTCGGTGAGGCGGAGGGACAGGTGTCGGTGGCCGTTCCGCTTGATGACGGCGTGCGCTCCGCCTCGTACCTCCCGCTCACGCGCTATGTACTCAATCGAGCGTGTCTGTCACGGTAA
- a CDS encoding NAD-dependent epimerase/dehydratase family protein gives MGKVVLVTGAARHLGGRFVRRIQRDPEVERVIAVDAVDPAHQLGAAEFVRADIRRPEIAKVLAEHDVDTVVHLDVTGTALGGGGRTSVKETNVIGTMQLLGACQKSPRIRRLVIKSSTSVYGSAPRDPAVFTETTPAKSLPSGGFAKDAVEVEGYVRGFARRRPDVAVCVLRFANILGPRVDSPLAEYLALPVLPTVLGYDPRLQFVHEDDVIDVLRLGAHEPRRATQNSGTFNVAGDGVLLLSQCARRLGRPTVPVLLPAVTWVGTALRTVGITDFAPEQIRLLTHGRVVSTVQTREVLGFSPRYSTAEALADFARGRGPGLLPPELLAGAVDRLAGRLAPTDASTLHHGA, from the coding sequence TTGGGCAAGGTCGTGCTCGTCACCGGTGCCGCCCGGCATCTGGGCGGCCGTTTCGTGCGGCGGATCCAGCGGGACCCGGAAGTGGAGCGGGTGATCGCCGTGGACGCGGTCGACCCCGCGCACCAGCTCGGTGCCGCCGAGTTCGTACGGGCGGACATCCGCCGGCCCGAGATCGCCAAGGTCCTCGCCGAGCACGACGTCGACACGGTGGTCCATCTGGACGTCACCGGTACGGCGCTCGGCGGCGGCGGCCGGACGTCGGTCAAGGAGACCAACGTCATCGGCACCATGCAGCTCCTCGGCGCCTGCCAGAAGTCGCCGAGGATCCGGCGGCTCGTGATCAAGTCCAGTACGAGCGTGTACGGCTCCGCGCCCCGGGACCCGGCCGTCTTCACCGAGACGACGCCCGCGAAGTCCCTGCCGAGCGGCGGCTTCGCGAAGGACGCCGTCGAGGTCGAGGGGTACGTCCGGGGCTTCGCCCGGCGCCGGCCGGACGTGGCGGTGTGCGTGCTGCGGTTCGCGAACATCCTCGGGCCCCGGGTCGACTCCCCGCTCGCCGAGTACCTGGCGCTGCCGGTGCTGCCGACCGTCCTCGGCTACGACCCGCGGCTGCAGTTCGTCCACGAGGACGACGTGATCGACGTCCTGCGCCTGGGGGCCCACGAGCCCCGCAGGGCGACCCAGAACAGCGGCACGTTCAACGTGGCCGGGGACGGGGTGCTGCTGCTGTCCCAGTGCGCGCGGCGCCTCGGACGGCCGACGGTACCGGTGCTGCTGCCCGCGGTCACCTGGGTGGGCACCGCGCTGCGCACGGTCGGGATCACCGACTTCGCGCCCGAGCAGATCCGGCTCCTCACACACGGCCGGGTCGTCTCGACGGTCCAGACCCGGGAGGTCCTCGGCTTCTCGCCGCGCTACTCGACGGCGGAGGCGCTCGCGGACTTCGCGCGGGGCCGGGGGCCCGGGCTGCTGCCGCCCGAGCTGCTCGCCGGGGCGGTGGACCGGCTCGCCGGGCGCCTCGCCCCCACTGACGCTTCCACCCTTCATCACGGCGCCTGA
- a CDS encoding helix-turn-helix domain-containing protein → MAAGDRPLNEVKFLTVAEVASVMRVSKMTVYRLVHSGHLPAIRVGRSFRVPEQAVHEYLRESFVGVGTA, encoded by the coding sequence ATGGCTGCTGGCGATCGACCTCTCAACGAGGTCAAGTTTCTGACCGTGGCGGAAGTCGCCTCGGTGATGCGCGTCTCGAAGATGACCGTGTACCGCTTGGTGCACAGCGGTCATCTGCCGGCGATCCGGGTGGGCAGGTCCTTCCGGGTGCCGGAACAGGCGGTTCACGAGTACCTGAGGGAGTCCTTCGTGGGGGTGGGGACCGCGTAG
- a CDS encoding 30S ribosomal protein bS22, protein MGSVIKKRRKRMAKKKHRKLLKRTRVQRRNKK, encoded by the coding sequence GTGGGCTCTGTTATCAAGAAGCGGCGCAAGCGGATGGCGAAGAAGAAGCACCGCAAGCTGCTCAAGCGCACGCGCGTTCAGCGTCGCAACAAGAAGTAA
- a CDS encoding glutamyl-tRNA reductase — protein MSLLVVGLSHRSAPVSILERASLSADTQAKLLQDTLAAEPAAEATVLATCNRIELYADVDKFHAGVAELSTLLAQHSGVGLDELTPYLYVHYEDRAVHHLFSVACGLDSMVVGEGQILGQIKDTLALGQDLHTAGRLLNDLFQQALRVGKRAHSETGIDRAGQSLVTFGLEQLAQDTDVETWSKGKKALVIGAGSMSSLAAATLARSGVSEIVIANRTLARAERLAQILNEPGGTGVAARAVEMVAVGDELTRADVVVSCTGATGLVLTGEAVEDATRGRRDPLFLLDLAMPRDIDAAAHRIPGVRLVDIESLAEASADAPMAADVDQVRGIVSDEVAAFGAAQRAAHITPTVVALRTMAAEVVAGEVARLEGRLPGLDDKQRAEITQTVRRVVDKLLHAPTVRVKQLASEPGGAGYADALRTLFDLDPETVASVSRADLNDADVKNRGRV, from the coding sequence ATGAGCCTTCTCGTCGTCGGACTGAGCCACCGCAGCGCCCCGGTCTCCATCCTGGAGCGGGCCTCGCTGTCGGCGGACACCCAGGCCAAGCTCCTCCAGGACACCCTCGCCGCCGAACCGGCCGCCGAGGCCACCGTCCTGGCCACCTGCAACCGCATCGAGCTCTACGCCGACGTGGACAAGTTCCACGCCGGGGTCGCCGAGCTGTCCACGCTGCTCGCGCAGCACAGCGGCGTCGGCCTGGACGAGCTCACTCCTTATCTCTATGTGCACTACGAGGACCGGGCCGTCCACCACCTCTTCTCGGTGGCCTGCGGGCTCGACTCCATGGTCGTCGGCGAGGGCCAGATCCTCGGCCAGATCAAGGACACCCTCGCCCTCGGCCAGGACCTCCACACCGCGGGACGCCTCCTCAACGACCTGTTCCAGCAGGCCCTGAGGGTCGGCAAGCGCGCCCACAGCGAGACCGGCATCGACCGGGCCGGGCAGTCGCTCGTCACCTTCGGCCTGGAGCAGCTCGCCCAGGACACGGACGTCGAGACCTGGTCCAAGGGCAAGAAGGCCCTCGTCATCGGCGCCGGTTCGATGTCCTCGCTCGCCGCCGCCACGCTCGCGCGCTCCGGCGTCTCCGAGATCGTCATCGCCAACCGCACCCTGGCCCGCGCCGAGCGGCTCGCGCAGATCCTGAACGAGCCCGGGGGAACGGGAGTGGCCGCACGCGCGGTCGAGATGGTTGCCGTCGGCGACGAACTGACACGTGCCGACGTCGTCGTCTCCTGCACCGGCGCCACCGGACTCGTCCTCACCGGCGAGGCCGTCGAGGACGCCACGCGCGGACGCCGTGACCCGCTCTTCCTCCTCGACCTCGCCATGCCCCGCGACATCGACGCCGCCGCCCACCGCATCCCCGGTGTCCGGCTCGTCGACATCGAATCGCTCGCCGAGGCCTCCGCCGACGCGCCCATGGCCGCCGACGTCGACCAGGTGCGCGGCATCGTCTCCGACGAGGTCGCCGCCTTCGGCGCCGCCCAGCGCGCCGCCCACATCACCCCGACCGTCGTCGCCCTGCGCACCATGGCCGCCGAAGTGGTCGCGGGCGAGGTCGCCCGCCTCGAAGGCCGCCTCCCCGGCCTCGACGACAAGCAGCGCGCCGAGATCACCCAGACCGTGCGCCGCGTCGTCGACAAGCTCCTGCACGCGCCGACCGTGCGGGTCAAGCAGCTGGCCAGCGAGCCCGGCGGCGCCGGGTACGCGGACGCGCTGCGGACACTCTTCGACCTCGACCCGGAGACGGTGGCTTCCGTCAGCCGGGCCGACCTGAATGACGCCGACGTCAAGAACCGAGGGCGAGTATGA
- a CDS encoding redox-sensing transcriptional repressor Rex, with amino-acid sequence MATGRTHRPATRSRGIPEATVARLPLYLRALTALSERSVPTVSSEELAAAAGVNSAKLRKDFSYLGSYGTRGVGYDVEYLVYQISRELGLTQDWPVVIVGIGNLGAALAGYGGFASRGFRVAALIDADPAMTGKPVAGIPVQHSDDLEKIISEDGVSIGVIATPAGVAQQVCDRLVAAGVTSILNFAPTVLSVPDGVDVRKVDLSIELQILAFHEQRKAGEETSAEEGHDAVAEPEPVVVPPAPRGTTGTTGRKGPDGDVPAVMPA; translated from the coding sequence GTGGCAACTGGCCGAACTCACCGACCGGCGACCCGTAGCCGAGGAATTCCCGAGGCCACCGTCGCCCGGCTTCCGCTGTATCTGCGCGCACTCACCGCGCTCTCGGAGCGCTCCGTACCCACGGTCTCCTCCGAGGAGCTCGCGGCCGCGGCGGGGGTCAACTCCGCGAAGCTGCGCAAGGACTTCAGCTACCTCGGCTCGTACGGCACCCGCGGTGTCGGCTACGACGTCGAGTACCTCGTCTACCAGATCTCCCGCGAGCTGGGGCTCACCCAGGACTGGCCCGTCGTCATCGTCGGCATCGGCAACCTCGGCGCCGCCCTCGCCGGCTACGGCGGTTTCGCCTCCCGAGGCTTCCGCGTCGCCGCGCTCATCGACGCCGACCCCGCCATGACCGGCAAGCCGGTCGCCGGGATCCCCGTCCAGCACAGCGACGACCTCGAGAAGATCATCAGCGAGGACGGCGTCTCCATCGGCGTCATCGCGACCCCGGCCGGCGTCGCCCAGCAGGTCTGCGACCGCCTCGTCGCCGCCGGAGTCACCTCCATCCTGAACTTCGCCCCGACCGTGCTCTCCGTGCCCGACGGCGTCGACGTGCGCAAGGTCGACCTCTCCATCGAGCTGCAGATCCTCGCCTTCCACGAGCAGCGCAAGGCCGGCGAGGAGACGAGCGCCGAGGAGGGCCACGACGCGGTCGCCGAGCCCGAGCCCGTCGTCGTACCGCCGGCTCCCCGTGGCACCACGGGCACCACCGGTCGCAAGGGACCCGACGGGGACGTCCCCGCGGTGATGCCGGCATGA
- a CDS encoding DUF5667 domain-containing protein codes for MIANVSAHRRANAFAQALEDRASADAAAEQPEAPAEPAEPAEQGRLLALANGLGELPKPQLDPEVKVVQRAQLVAAMEAMLMEGSAAGGPTVPEQRTSTGKGAHRASPLRKLRPRSRWTKGLAAGGLTVGVAAGAFGGVAAASSDALPGDSLYGLKRGMEDIKLGMADDDADRGGIYLDQASTRLSEARRLMERGRAGELDHESLAEIRRVLGGMKHDAAEGHRLLREAYDRDGEIGPMARLNSFAQAHRDTWNGLRDRLPVQLSDVGSEVTDVFDAIDEDVEPLQSVLPRTPEKGAVGSEGPRTRPGTPSGTQGTDTQQPPTGHEASPSGSHSAAPRPSGPSTGTSPSTGSGTASPEEDGLLGGSTGGLLKPSPTGTPTAPTEGQSTPDVPDVTLPPLLPGLLPGLGIDSEDAR; via the coding sequence GTGATCGCGAACGTATCGGCGCACCGGCGGGCGAACGCCTTCGCCCAGGCCCTGGAGGACCGGGCGTCCGCTGACGCGGCGGCCGAGCAGCCCGAGGCCCCGGCGGAACCGGCCGAACCCGCCGAACAGGGGCGGCTGTTGGCCCTGGCGAACGGCCTCGGAGAGCTGCCCAAGCCACAGCTCGACCCCGAGGTCAAGGTGGTGCAACGAGCCCAGCTCGTCGCCGCCATGGAAGCGATGCTCATGGAGGGGAGCGCTGCCGGGGGCCCTACGGTGCCGGAGCAGCGGACATCCACCGGCAAGGGAGCCCACCGGGCGTCCCCGCTCCGGAAACTGCGCCCCCGGTCCCGCTGGACCAAGGGCCTCGCCGCCGGCGGCCTCACGGTCGGTGTGGCGGCGGGCGCCTTCGGCGGAGTGGCCGCTGCCAGTTCCGACGCCCTCCCCGGTGACTCGCTCTACGGACTCAAGCGGGGCATGGAGGACATCAAGCTGGGCATGGCGGACGACGACGCGGACCGCGGCGGCATCTACCTCGACCAGGCCTCCACCCGCCTCAGCGAGGCCCGCCGGCTCATGGAGCGCGGCCGCGCCGGGGAGCTCGACCACGAGTCCCTCGCCGAGATCCGCCGCGTCCTGGGCGGGATGAAGCACGACGCCGCCGAGGGCCACCGGCTGCTCCGCGAGGCGTACGACCGGGACGGCGAGATCGGCCCCATGGCCCGGCTCAACTCCTTCGCCCAGGCCCACCGGGACACCTGGAACGGCCTCCGCGACCGGCTCCCCGTCCAACTGTCGGACGTCGGCAGCGAGGTGACGGACGTCTTCGACGCCATAGACGAAGACGTCGAGCCGCTCCAGTCGGTGCTCCCCCGCACCCCCGAGAAGGGCGCCGTCGGCTCCGAGGGACCGCGCACCAGGCCCGGCACCCCGAGCGGCACCCAGGGCACGGACACGCAGCAGCCGCCGACCGGCCACGAGGCGTCCCCCTCGGGCAGCCACTCCGCCGCGCCCCGCCCGTCCGGGCCCAGCACGGGGACGAGCCCGAGCACGGGCAGCGGCACCGCCTCCCCGGAGGAGGACGGTCTCCTCGGCGGCAGCACCGGCGGACTGCTCAAGCCCTCCCCGACGGGCACACCGACGGCCCCCACCGAGGGCCAGTCGACCCCGGACGTGCCGGACGTGACCCTTCCGCCACTCCTGCCGGGCCTGCTTCCGGGCCTCGGCATCGACAGCGAGGACGCTCGCTAG
- a CDS encoding HAD family hydrolase: MAALGWLTPRRRSATARSVLAGEAAAEAARKSSLQLEQEREEAAATEAEAAEPEFPVVGDVRAAAFFDLDNTVMQGAAIFHFGRGLYKRKFFQRRELARFAWQQAWFRLAGVEDPEHMQDARDSALSIVKGHRVSELMSIGEEIYDEYMADRIWPGTRGLAQAHLDAGQKVWLVTAAPVETATIIARRLGLTGALGTVAESIDGVYTGKLVGEPLHGPAKAEAVRALAAAEGLDLSRCAAYSDSHNDIPMLSLVGHPYAINPDTKLRKHAKDRDWRLRDYRTGRKAAKVGIPAAAGLGALAGGTAAAVALHRRRH, translated from the coding sequence ATGGCCGCTCTGGGATGGCTCACCCCCCGTAGGCGCTCCGCCACCGCGCGCAGCGTCCTGGCAGGCGAGGCCGCCGCCGAGGCGGCGCGCAAGTCCTCGCTCCAGCTGGAACAGGAGCGGGAGGAGGCCGCCGCCACCGAAGCCGAGGCCGCCGAGCCCGAGTTCCCGGTCGTCGGGGACGTGCGGGCCGCCGCCTTCTTCGATCTCGACAACACCGTGATGCAGGGCGCCGCGATCTTCCACTTCGGTCGCGGCCTGTACAAGCGGAAGTTCTTCCAGCGCCGCGAACTCGCGCGCTTCGCCTGGCAGCAGGCCTGGTTCCGGCTCGCCGGCGTCGAGGACCCCGAGCACATGCAGGACGCCCGCGACAGCGCCCTGTCCATCGTCAAGGGCCACCGCGTCTCCGAACTGATGTCGATCGGCGAGGAGATCTACGACGAGTACATGGCCGACCGCATCTGGCCGGGCACCCGCGGCCTCGCCCAGGCCCACCTGGACGCCGGCCAGAAGGTCTGGCTGGTCACGGCCGCCCCGGTCGAGACGGCCACGATCATCGCCCGCCGGCTCGGCCTGACCGGCGCGCTCGGCACGGTCGCGGAGTCGATCGACGGCGTCTACACGGGCAAGCTGGTCGGCGAGCCCCTGCACGGACCGGCCAAGGCCGAGGCGGTACGGGCCCTCGCCGCCGCCGAGGGCCTGGACCTGAGCCGCTGCGCCGCGTACAGCGACTCGCACAACGACATCCCGATGCTGTCGCTCGTGGGGCACCCGTACGCGATCAACCCGGACACCAAGCTCCGCAAGCACGCGAAGGACCGGGACTGGCGACTGCGCGACTACCGGACCGGCCGCAAGGCCGCCAAGGTCGGCATCCCCGCCGCCGCGGGCCTGGGCGCACTGGCCGGCGGGACCGCCGCCGCGGTCGCCCTGCACCGCCGCCGCCACTGA